Part of the Blastocatellia bacterium genome is shown below.
TCATGTGCATATTTCTCACTTTAAAGCAGCCGGAAAAGAAAATTGGTCACAGGTTGACGAAGTTCTAAAACGAATTGAAGCGGCTCAAGCTTCAGGATTAAAAATTACTGCTGATCAATATCCTTATATTGCTGGCTCTACAATGATGGGTGCAATTTTGCCTCCTTGGGCGCATGCTGGCGGTGTTGCAGGTACTTTGGAAAGGCTTGCTAATGCTAAAGATCGTGAGAAAATGCGCGAGCAGATTCTTAGCACTGAGCGTGCAGAATGGGATAACTTTTGGAAATGGTCAGGCCCAGAAGGAATTATCATTTCTGATATTCCATCAGGAAATAATCAAGATTTATTAGGGCTAAACGTTGCCGATGCTGCTAAATTAAGAGACAAAGCACCAATAGAATTTGCTTTTGACTTGTTGCTAGAAGAAAAAATGGGTGTTTCAATGATTTCTTTTAGCCAATCTGAAGAAGTGGTGCAAAAGATTTGGCAACTTCCTTATGTTAATGCCTGTACTGATGGGCTGCTAGGCTCACGTCCTCATCCAAGAGCTTTTGGAACTTATCCAAAAATTTTAGGACGCTACACCCGTGATTTAGGTATATTAAACCTAGAACAAACTATTTATAAATTAAGCTACTTAGCAGCAGAAAATTTAGGCTTAACAGGCTATGGATTAATTAAAGAAAATTATTTTGCTAACCTAGTAGCCTTTAATGCTGACACTGTGATTGATCAAGCTACTTTTAGCGACCCACGACAATATCCAATAGGAATTGAACATGTAATTGTGCAAGGTGTAGCAGTGATAAAAAATAACCAAGAACAAAATAAATTCCCAGGTCAAGTAACAAGAAAACAACTTGGAGGAAAAAATTAAATGAGTACAAAAACAGTTGAATTTACCCTCAATGGTTCATTAGTAACGGCTCAAATAGATTATGACACTACTTTACTAGAGGTTTTGCGAGAGCAGTTTGGTCTAATATCGCCTAAAAACGGTTGTAGTCCTCAAGGTCAATGTGGTTGTTGTACAGTGATTGTTGATAATCGTGCTACGGTGTCTTGTGTTGTTAATGCTGAAAAAATAGCAGGAAAAAATGTTTTAACCCTAGAAGGTGTTAGCGAACGAGAGCGAGATATTTTTTCTCGTG
Proteins encoded:
- a CDS encoding D-aminoacylase, which produces MSENLSLVLRGGTIVDGSGKERFCGDVGIKDNLIVSIAASGELSAAEEIDCNGLIVAPGFIDTHSHSDLKVLNDPSLFMKVRQGITLEVFGQDGISVAPVKESDKTQSEKQLAGLLGTLGRHWPWQTVDEYLNSLTTAKPGVDCSYLVPHGALRLWVMGMEDRDSTTAERAAMAELLEQGMREGAFGMSTGLIYPPCCYSNTEELIDLSRTLAKLDGRLVVHIRSESDYLIEGIQEMLDIAKASGVHVHISHFKAAGKENWSQVDEVLKRIEAAQASGLKITADQYPYIAGSTMMGAILPPWAHAGGVAGTLERLANAKDREKMREQILSTERAEWDNFWKWSGPEGIIISDIPSGNNQDLLGLNVADAAKLRDKAPIEFAFDLLLEEKMGVSMISFSQSEEVVQKIWQLPYVNACTDGLLGSRPHPRAFGTYPKILGRYTRDLGILNLEQTIYKLSYLAAENLGLTGYGLIKENYFANLVAFNADTVIDQATFSDPRQYPIGIEHVIVQGVAVIKNNQEQNKFPGQVTRKQLGGKN